TTCGCTGGCGGAGCTGGTGGCGCGGATCGATGCGATCACGCGCCGCAGTCGCGGTACCGGGGTGGCCGAGCTGCGTGTGGCTGACCTGGCATTCAATCCGGCAACGCACCAGGCGAGCCGTGGCGGGATACCGCTAAAGCTGAATCCGATGGGCACCAAACTGCTGGTGTTGCTGATGCAGAAGAGTCCGGCGGTGGTGACGCGTGAAGCCCTGGAAATGGAAATGTGGGGCGAGGACACGCCGGACCGCGATAGCCTGCGCAGCCATATTCACCAGTTGCGCCAGGCTGTGGATAAACCGTTCGAGCGGCCGCTGATTCACACGGTACACGGGGTCGGATACCGCCTCGCGGAGCTGGACAAGT
This region of Microbulbifer sp. SAOS-129_SWC genomic DNA includes:
- a CDS encoding response regulator transcription factor; translation: MRILVVEDNVDILTNVLDYLELKGHSVDCAQDGLSGLHLAATHHYDLIVLDIMLPGLDGYQFCQRLREDARRDTPILMLTARDALEDRLRGLRAGADDYLVKPFSLAELVARIDAITRRSRGTGVAELRVADLAFNPATHQASRGGIPLKLNPMGTKLLVLLMQKSPAVVTREALEMEMWGEDTPDRDSLRSHIHQLRQAVDKPFERPLIHTVHGVGYRLAELDK